One Rhodospirillales bacterium genomic window, AAAGACAAAATAGACGCTCCTAAAGTTGAGTGAAGCTTCGGTGCACCAGCTTTGCTAATGCAGATCTTTTCCCGTGATTTGAACAGATTATGCATATAACAAACAAGCATTAACTCGCTGAAATCCGCGCTCGGGGCGGAGGATGTGCCGTCATGCCCGGAGCCGACAACCCCAGAGCCCCGCTGGAGGCCTCAGTCACTCTCTTGAGGAAAACCAAGACCATCCAGGTCAATCCGTGTCGCAACCCCAACTGCAAGCACTACGGCGTTCCCGCCCGGACCCGGACCGTCTGGAACGCATGACCGCGGCGAAGGAGCGCTTCAGCGCGGCGTGACGCGGTCACGGCGGAGCGCATGTCCGCCGCCGCAGCCTACTTCCCCCAGACATCGCCCAGGAAGCGCAGCCAGTTCTCGCCGAGGACCTTGCGAATCCGGGTCTCGCTCCAGCCGCGGCGAACCATCGCGGCGGTCAGGTTACGGAACTCGCTGATGGTGGCGAGCCCCTTCGGCTGGTGCGGGACCCGAGGCGTTCCCGGCATCAGCAGCCGCCCGTGACCCTTGTCGTGGCTAAGCCACTCGAAGAACGCGACATCCTGGTCCTGCGTGAAGTCGGTGCCGATACCCACCGCGTCCTCGCCGGCCACATCGATCACGTACTCGAACACCTCGACGCACTGGTCCACCGTGGTCTCGTCGCCCCAGGGGAGGAACGGCGTGTAGGTCGCGACCCCGACGAAGCCGCCCCGCTCCACCACCGCCCGCATCTCGGCATCGGTCTTGTTGCGCGGGTGTTCCATGACTCCGCTGGGGCAGCAGTGGGTGTAGGCGACGGGCTTCGCCGAGTGGCTCACCGCGTCCGCGCTCGTCTTCGGACCCACGTGGGAGAGGTCGACGAGCACCCCGCACCGGTTCATCTCGTCGATCACGTCGCGACCGAAGTCTGACAGCCCCCCGTCGTGCGACTCCCAGCACCCGCTTCCCACGAGGTTCTGCGTGTTGTAGGTGAGCTGCATCACTCGCACCCCGAGGTCACGGAACACCTCGACGAACTCGGCCTTGTCCTCAAGCGCCGAGGTGTTCTGCCAGCCGAGGATGATGCCGGTGCGCCCCTCCCGCTTCGCGCGCCGGATGTCGTCGGTGCCGTGCACCTGCAGGAGCAGGTCGTCGTGCTCGCCAAACCATCGCTTCCACCGCGCGACGTTCTCCATCGTAACCCGGAACCCTTCCCAGACCGAGCAGGTGCAGTTCGCAGCGGTCACCCCGCCCGCGCGCATCTCCTCGAACACGGAGCGGCTCCACCTGGAAATGATCAGTCCGTCGACCAGAATCGCGCCATCGTGAAGGTCAACCGGGTTCATTCCGACATCTCCATTCGCGTCGCTCGACAGGCGGCGAAGGTAACATGCAGCTCCGGACGCCTCCGTCGACGGAGACATTGACACGTGTCATGCGGCTGTCTTGCGCCGTTCCGCGTCATCAGGCCCGGCGAGTCGGAAGCCGATTCCTCATATTGACGACGGACCAATTCACGGGGCCAGATCACGGGACAGGCCGGGCCGGACAAGCTAGGAAGGGACGCATGGATCCGCGAATACGTGGCCGACCCGGCGCCAGCGGGGCGGCGTCATGACGGCGCCTGCGCGCTACGACTACATCGTCGTCGGTGCCGGATCGGCGGGGGCGGTGCTGGCCGCGCGGCTGAGCGAGGTGCCGCGCAACCGCGTGCTGCTGCTCGAAGCTGGCCGGGCCCGCCATCCCCTGTCGCGCCTGCCGGTGAGCTTTGGGTTGTTCATCGACCATCCAGGCGTCAACTGGCGTTACGTTTCCGACCCCGAGCCCGGAACGGCGAACCGCACGATCCCCGTGCCTCGCGGCAAGCTTCTTGGTGGTTCCTCGTCGATCAACGGCCTCGTCTACGTACGCGGCCAGCCGCTCGACTACGACACATGGTCGCAGTTCGGCAACCGCGGCTGGGGCTGGGCCGACGTGGCGCCGGTCTTCGAGCGCATGGAGGACTATCGCGGCGGTGGCAAGGGGCGCGGCTCCGGCGGGCCGCTTGGCGTCTCCGAGGTGCCCGACCGCAACCCGCTCTACGATGCCTGGTTCGCCGCTGCCGGGGCGCTCGGCAATGGTTGACCTGAATGATTCGTTCGGTTCCGGACAGGTCCACGGATGCCGCCAGGGGCACGCGCGGGTACTTCTTCTTGGGTGATGCGGCCTTGGTTCTGGGCAAATCGTCGCTTTCCGTGTACTAACCGTTTAGGGAAGTAAATCGGGACGCGAGAACCCCGTATTGTTCTTATATATTCTGATAATGTTCCTGCATTGCGGGATTTTGTGCCAGGATGGAAACAGCCTTAAGTAGCGGAATGGAATGAAGAGCTTGACCTTTACGGATCAAAATAGAAAACGCCTAGCCCTCCGCCAACTTTTGTTCATAGCGCCCCCCGTCGTACTGCTACCCGACCTGATTGCTGCGCCGGCTACGCACGATGTCGCTAATGCGGTTCTGCGGAATGCCGAGTGCCCTCGATAAGCTGTTGGCGCTGAGCTCATACGGCTCCATGAAGTCCTCGCGGAAAGTTACACCCGTGCGTATGGGCCCGATCATCGGTGATAGTTGGCTACCTCTACGTTGGTGTGACCGTCGTTCCAGTCGAGGAGTCTTGCCCCGGGGGGTGTTTCGCAGGCCATCCAGTGTGGCGGCCGTGTGAAGAACATTGAGCCCACGTTTGGCTTGGGCCTGAACTCTCTGGAAACGACGCACCCGCCGGTCAAGCCAATCTGCATCCTCGTCCGCGAACGACGGTATCGCCTTGGCGGATCTGCAATTCGGTGTTCGTATATTTCGAGGCTGCTCGGCCGGTCGGCTGAGTGCTGCTTCCCTCGGCAGTTCCCGGCCCGACGACACGGGTCGGGAGCCGCTGTGAGACAATGTTGATGATCGGCGCGTTTTGGCAGCCGCCTAAAGGGAATGCCGGGCGATGGGACCCCATCGGTCGGGGTGGTGGCTCCGCTCGCCTGTCGGTCGCTGACGACAACACCTAGACTCCGATGGTCATGCCCGCCCCGCCTTCCCACGCGTCCATCGTCATCGTCGGTGGCGGCATCATCGGCCTGAGCCTCGCCTACCACCTGGCGCGACGGGGCCGTGAAGGCGTGGTACTTCTGGAGCGCCGGCAATTCACGTGCGGCACCACCTGGCACGCCGCTGGCCTCGTGCGCTCTGCCGCTCCGTACCCTGCGCTCGCCGCGATTCTTGCCGATTCGGCGCGCCTCTACGCCGAACTGGAGTCCGAGACCGGCCAAGCGACCGGATTCCGCCAGACCGGCTCGATCTACACCGCCAGCAACGCGGAACGCTGGGCCGAGTTGCAACGCGCGGCCGCAAGCGCGCGTGCCCTGGGAGCCGAAGTGGAGCTTTGCACGCCGGATGACCTCAAGTGTGTCTGGCCGCTCCTCCGTGTGGACGATCTGATTGGTGGGAGTTTCTTTGCTGGCGATGGCCAGACCAATCCCGCCGACACTGCTGCCGCCCTCGCCAAGGGCGCTCGGCAGGCCGGCGCGCAACTGCTGGAAAACGTGACGGTCACCGGGATTCGCACGGCTGACGGCCGCGTCACCGGCATCGAGACGGAGGCCGGCGCGATCGCGACGGACTGCGTCGCCAACTGTGCCGGCATGTGGGCACGCCAGATCGGACTCATGGCCGGCACCGCCGTGCCGCTGCACGCGGCTGAACACTTCTATGTCGTGACGGAACCGAAGCCGGATATTGTGCCCGGTCTCCCGGTCATGCGTGACCAGGACGGCTCCATCTATTTCAAGGAGGACGCCGGCAAACTGCTGATCGGGGCCTTCGAGCCGGTCGCCAAGCCATGGGGCATGGATGGCATTCCGGACGATTTCTGTTTCGACCAGCTGCCCGACGACTGGGACCATTTCGAGCCGATGCTGGAAGCGGCACTGCACCGTATTCCGGCGCTCCACGACATCGGCATCCGCACGTTCTTCAACGGGCCGGAGAGCTTCACGCCCGATCAGGCGTTTCATCTTGGCCCCGCCGGCAACGTCGAGGGCTTTTGGATCGCCGCCGGCTTCAATTCGATCGGAATCCAAGCGGCAGGGGGCGTTGGCCAACGGCTCGCTGAATGGATCGAGGAAGGCGTGCCTCCCTGCGACCTCTCGGCCTTCGACCCGCGCCGCATGCAGCCGTTCCAGAACGCCAAGTCCTACCTGAAGACCCGCGTCAGTGAGGCGCTCGGGCTGCTCTATGCCATGCACTGGCCCTACCGTCAGTTCGAGACCGCGCGTGACCAGCGACAATCTCCCGTGCACGAGGTGCTGGCTCAGGCCGGCGCGTGTTTCGGCGAGGTCGCCGGCTGGGAACGCGCCAATTGGTTTGCGTCGCCCGGTCAAGAACCGGCCTACGTCTACAGCTACGGTCGCCAGAACTGGTTCGGGGCAAGCGCCGCCGAACATCGTCGCGTCCGCGAAGCCACCGGCGTCTTCGACCTCACGTCCTTCGGCAAGTTTCTCGTGGAAGGTCCGGATGCCGAGGCGCTGCTTCAATGGGTTTCCGCGAATGACGTGGGCGGCCCGCCCGGCAGCGTCATCTACACGCAATGGCTGAATGCCGCTGCCGGCATCGAGGCGGACCTCACGGTCACCCGCCTGACCGACACGCGGTACTTGGTCGTGTCCGCGGCCGCCACGGCGGCACGCGATCTCGCCCGGCTGCGCGCGGAGGCGCGAGACCGGCGCGTGGAAATCATCGACGCGACCGAATCCTGGGCGGTGTTTGCCGTGATGGGGCCCGGGTCGCGCGCGCTGCTGCAGCCGCTGACGTCGGCCGATCTTGCGGGTCCGGCGTTTCCCTTTGCCGCTTCGCGGAAGATCGAATTGGCAGGGGTGCCCGTCCGCGCATCGCGAATCAGCTACGTCGGCGAACTTGGCTGGGAACTCTACGTGCCATGGAATGAAGCCGAGCGCGTATTCGCGGCGCTACGGGAGGTCGGTGCGACGCAAGCGGGCATGCATGCGCTCGACAGCCTGCGCATCGAGAAGGCTTACCGTCACTGGGGTCACGACATCGCTCCGTCCGACACTCCGCTCGAGGCCGGCCTCGGATTTGCGGTGAAGCCCGATGCGAAAGAGTTCCTCGGACGCGACGCTTACCTCCGCGCCCGGGACGCCCGTCCCACCCGGAGAATGATGCAGTTTCGGTTGCGGGATCCGGAGCCCCTGTTGTTTGGCCACGAGCCGATCCTCGCGGATGGCCGGACGGCGGGCACGCTCACCTCCGGAAGCTACGGGCACACGCTGGGCGGCGCCGTGGGCTTGGGCTACGTCCCCGCAGAGATGCTCGACGCCACGGACTTCGCCATCAACGTCGCTGGCACGATCGTCCTCGCGGACGCCTCCCTCCGCCCCCTGTACGATCCGGCCGGCACCAGAATGCGCGATACCTGACCCACCGCTCCCCTGCTTGGAAGGGGGCAGGTATCTGATGACGTGCCGCCGCGGGCGGGCCGTGACTCGTGCGACATTCAGGAGCGCGGAACCGGATTCCGGCCAGGTAACGGGACCACGCCTGGCACTTCAACCATGACACCATGCGCAACCTCACGTCCCGGATCGTCGACCGTCCCGTCCTACATGTGGAGCAGTCCGAGGGGCAGGTCACCTTCTCCCTGGGCGCACTGAGAGCCGGTGAGATCCCATGGCGTCAGACAGTGTTTCGGGATGTCGAACACCTGCAATTCCAACGAGTTGCAGTGATCCCGGTTCGTCGATTGCAGCGATTGTGAGCGTCCCCTATGGTCGTCGCGAGCCGGTCGGGAGCGAAACTGAACATGAACATTGCGGCCTTGAAGGAAAAGCTTGCTGCTGACGGATTCCGGGAGATCGACGTCCTGGAATGGGAAGCGGACAGGTTCAACGAGACGCACAGTCATCCATACACGGCACGCGCATACATATTGTCCGGCACGCTTACGGTGGACTGTGGCACCGAAGCCACGACTTGCGGAAAAGGCGA contains:
- a CDS encoding dipeptidase; amino-acid sequence: MNPVDLHDGAILVDGLIISRWSRSVFEEMRAGGVTAANCTCSVWEGFRVTMENVARWKRWFGEHDDLLLQVHGTDDIRRAKREGRTGIILGWQNTSALEDKAEFVEVFRDLGVRVMQLTYNTQNLVGSGCWESHDGGLSDFGRDVIDEMNRCGVLVDLSHVGPKTSADAVSHSAKPVAYTHCCPSGVMEHPRNKTDAEMRAVVERGGFVGVATYTPFLPWGDETTVDQCVEVFEYVIDVAGEDAVGIGTDFTQDQDVAFFEWLSHDKGHGRLLMPGTPRVPHQPKGLATISEFRNLTAAMVRRGWSETRIRKVLGENWLRFLGDVWGK
- a CDS encoding cupin domain-containing protein; this encodes MNIAALKEKLAADGFREIDVLEWEADRFNETHSHPYTARAYILSGTLTVDCGTEATTCGKGDEFTLEPNIPHTERAGPEGVKFVFGIKR
- a CDS encoding FAD-dependent oxidoreductase, with amino-acid sequence MPAPPSHASIVIVGGGIIGLSLAYHLARRGREGVVLLERRQFTCGTTWHAAGLVRSAAPYPALAAILADSARLYAELESETGQATGFRQTGSIYTASNAERWAELQRAAASARALGAEVELCTPDDLKCVWPLLRVDDLIGGSFFAGDGQTNPADTAAALAKGARQAGAQLLENVTVTGIRTADGRVTGIETEAGAIATDCVANCAGMWARQIGLMAGTAVPLHAAEHFYVVTEPKPDIVPGLPVMRDQDGSIYFKEDAGKLLIGAFEPVAKPWGMDGIPDDFCFDQLPDDWDHFEPMLEAALHRIPALHDIGIRTFFNGPESFTPDQAFHLGPAGNVEGFWIAAGFNSIGIQAAGGVGQRLAEWIEEGVPPCDLSAFDPRRMQPFQNAKSYLKTRVSEALGLLYAMHWPYRQFETARDQRQSPVHEVLAQAGACFGEVAGWERANWFASPGQEPAYVYSYGRQNWFGASAAEHRRVREATGVFDLTSFGKFLVEGPDAEALLQWVSANDVGGPPGSVIYTQWLNAAAGIEADLTVTRLTDTRYLVVSAAATAARDLARLRAEARDRRVEIIDATESWAVFAVMGPGSRALLQPLTSADLAGPAFPFAASRKIELAGVPVRASRISYVGELGWELYVPWNEAERVFAALREVGATQAGMHALDSLRIEKAYRHWGHDIAPSDTPLEAGLGFAVKPDAKEFLGRDAYLRARDARPTRRMMQFRLRDPEPLLFGHEPILADGRTAGTLTSGSYGHTLGGAVGLGYVPAEMLDATDFAINVAGTIVLADASLRPLYDPAGTRMRDT
- a CDS encoding GMC family oxidoreductase N-terminal domain-containing protein, which encodes MTAPARYDYIVVGAGSAGAVLAARLSEVPRNRVLLLEAGRARHPLSRLPVSFGLFIDHPGVNWRYVSDPEPGTANRTIPVPRGKLLGGSSSINGLVYVRGQPLDYDTWSQFGNRGWGWADVAPVFERMEDYRGGGKGRGSGGPLGVSEVPDRNPLYDAWFAAAGALGNG